The DNA region GGAACCATCTCTTCCACCTGTTCCAATTGAAAATCATTATTTTCAGAAAGGATATCTGCAAGCTTATCAAGCAGGACAGGTTCTTTCTGTTCTAATTTCCTTTTTCTTTTACTCTCTTCCCATTTTAGCTTATCCTGCTTCAGCATCATCACATTAAAAGGAATATGTGATGGTTTTGCTTTAGGCACCTCAGGCTGTTCCTCCACCGTGTCTTCGTAATGCTCCTTTGTAGCTATTTCTATTTCAAGCGTGGTTGGTTCAGGTTCTGCTACAAGGGTTACTTTCTTTTCTTGAATAGCATTGACACTCGTTAACAATGTCGCTTCATCCATGTGATCGCTAGAAAAAGTTACCTCTAAGTCTGATGGCTCATTTTCAATTATGGGTACATCTGAAACCAACTGTTCTTTAAAGTCTTCGACTAAAAAATGGCTTAATTCATGCTCAATTACGGAATTATTCTCTTGGCTCTGAGGCCGTTTAAAACCAAAAACAGGTGAAGGAATTTCCGTCAGCTGAAAGGGTCCCGTTCTTTTCGGAACATTCTCCAGTCGCTTTTTAGGCTGTTCCTTTTTAACTGTTTCACCTTCCATTATACTAAGATTAGATTTCTCCGTTTGGCTTTCTACCCTCTTTTTACGATTCCTTTTTTCTTTTTCCCCTAATGAAACCTGTGAGTTTACTGGATAGGACAGTTTTGCTTTTGGGTATTGATACGAAATTTTTGTATTTAAATCCTTCCCATTTTCATTTAGTGTATATGAATGTGATGCAACCTTTTTATCACTATGTATGTTAACACCAAAAGATTCATCATCTTCATTATCTTTAATAAACCTTTGTAAAAAACTTTGGATCCAATTCAAAACTATCACTCTTTCTCATTCTTCTCTTATTCTATTTTAACAGGATATATAAATATTTCGACAAAAAACAATAAGAATGAGTCGAATTATTATTCTATTTCCTTTTATTTCAATTTTAGAATGAAAAAAAGACCACTTATGTGATCTCCACTCATTCAGACCTCTTATTTTTCCCTAAAATAAATATTGGCTCTAATTCACCATTTTCATATAAAAATGACAACGCCGTTATAGGCACTCGTCCACTGGCAAAGAAACTCATAGCCATTTGGGCTAATACATCATAACCGGTATTGTTTTGGATATCAGCAATAATCAAAACATCCTGATGGGGCACGGCAAGAACCATCGTCCCTGTGATTTTCTTTTGCATTTCACTCAAGAATCCTTTATTTAAGATTCTGCTGGCATCGTATCCATCATTCTTGTTCAAGAAATAAAAAGTATTTCCAGCCACTTGATCCTCTTTTAATGCCGTGCCAAGAGACCTAACGTTAAAAAGGGCGATTTCCCTGATACGGCTAGCCTGCCACCCTTCTTTTTCCATAATTCTAGAATCAATTAAGCGATAAGTCTTCCCCATATCATATGCATAATAAATTTTCGTTTCTGCCGTATGGTCGTCAATTAGAAATGGAACACCCTCTTCCGCTTCCGCAGGAAAAGAAGCGGAACGAATGACAGGAAAAATCTTTTTCTCGTGGTCTGTTAACTGGACAGTGTCTTCCATGGCACGAAGACCTTCTTCGACATAATAAACCACTTCATCAATAGCCTTTTCATTTTCAGTATGCCACTTGGCAACAATACCTGAGAGTGATACAGTTATTCCCTTGCCGACTTTTTTACTTTCGACCCGAAGTTGATCCTTGTCACGATCATATGTAAATTTCCTATCAGCTGTTGCTAAACGGGATTCTAATTCTTTCCTCATATTCTTACTATCCATTTTCATACATTACCCCTCCAAAACACGCGTTTCCCTTTTCATTGTACATGAAAATGCCCCCATCTCAAAAAATGACGGAGGCTTTCTCGCAGATTATTTTAGATCTGTAATAAACTTTTCGATTTCCTCTTGCGTCTTCCTGTCCTTACTAACAAATCGGCCAAGTTCTTTTCCTTTATCGAATCCGATAAAGCTTGGTATTCCGAACACATCTAATTGCTGACATAGCTCAATAAATTGATCTCTGTCAATATGAACAAAAGTAAATTCATTAAATTTTTCTTCTATTTCTGGAAGCACAGGTTCAATTACCCGGCAATCTGGGCACCAATTTGCTGAAAACATTAGTATCGTTTTACCATCACTTATGAGTTGCTCGTATTGTTCAATGGATTCTAGATTTATCAATTTATAGCCTCCTAAAATTTATTATTATTTATCATTTTCTACTGAGTTTACAATTTGAGTCATAACTTTTGCTTCTGTATTCATGCTTCCAGTTTTGACTTGTGTTGTAATTTTAGTTCCGCCTACACCAATTGTAAGTTCGTTCATATCTTTTTCAAGACGCTTAATTATTATAAATCCTAGTCGATCATTTTTCTTAAATTGTTCATTTACATCTAATTCATCGAATAGTGCAACTGTTGCTGTGTATACTACGTCACTTGCTGGATCTTCTTGCGGGTTATTGAAAAGGATATATGTTTTAGAACCGTTTTTTAAGATTATATTATTCGGTGATTCATCTTTTATTTCATAACCAAAAGGTAAATAGAAATTCATGTTCTCACTTTTTTTATTCGCCTCTTTGGCTTGCTCATCAAAAGTTTCTTTAACTGATTTAATCGTTTCTTTACTCTCTGAATCAAAAGAAGCTTTTCCACAGGCACTAAGAATTGAAATTGATATGATTAGTATAAATAAAGTTTTGAAAAATTTCAGCGTTTTCGCCTCCTTTTTATGACATTAGTCCTATTATTATGATACCTTCCTTAATATTCAATAGACAAGTCTTTTGTCGATAATTGCTGTCGAAAAGTTTTATTGTAATGTTTTGTTTACAAGGCTGTTGATTGGAGCTTCAGGCGCTTCGCTTTCCGCAGGAGGTCCGGGGAGCCTCCTCGGCGCTAAAGCGCCTGTGGGGTCTCCCCTGTCCCTTACTCCTGCAGGAGTCTCGCGCCTTCCGCTCCAATCAACAAGTTATATAAATCACCATGACCTTTAATTAAACCTTTCGTAGTTGCTAGTTTTCTGCAGCATTCCTGTAATAATATTGTCCGATTAAAAGGTTCATGATATGTGCGAACATTTCCGCTCTGTTTATTAGACCATTGGTAAATATTCCAACTGCTCCTTCGTTCTTGCGGACATTTTTCTTTTTTGCATAATCTTCCATAACTGGACCAAGCTCTTCCCCTGCTCTCAACCTGCCTGCGATAGCCTCTGGCAACAGAAACCTTGCACCCCCAGCGATAATTGGCTCGTTATCGATTGAAACAAGTGCTCCCCAGTTGCATAATAACAGCCCATGGTCAGATTCTTGAACACCGCCCTCTAGTCCAATTCCAATATCACCCTGTCCCTTTTGCAGAGCCCCTTTGGCTCGATTAATCGCCCCTTTAATCGTTTCATCATCTGAGAAGGGCTGTTCACTTACACCCGAGGGAATATCTAATGAAATAAACTGTGAGGGCTGGAAATGAAAGCCTTGTTTCACTGCAGCAACCTTAGCTGGATTCGTCGAACCTATAACTATTTTCATTTTCTATCTCCTTATTATAATAGAGTAGGTTGTGTCAAAGCACATTGTTGATTTTGCTAACACTGTTGATTGGAGCGGAAGGCACGAGACTCCAGCGGGAACACGAGCACTGTGAGACCCCACAGGAAGGAACGACCGAGGAGGCTCACAGGCGAGCCCTCGGAAAGCTAAGTGCCTGGAGCTCCAATCAACAGACTATTTTAATACAACTTAAAGTAAAAAGAGGCATGAACCATGCCTCTTTAAGAAAATTAACTGTTTGCCTTGATGGTGTCTACGGTTGTTTGATCGCAAGCCTTTACAAGCCTTACTATTAATTCTTTAGCAGCTGCATAATCATCAATATGGACAATTGAAGCATGTGTATGAATATAACGTGA from Neobacillus sp. FSL H8-0543 includes:
- a CDS encoding DUF1444 domain-containing protein; protein product: MDSKNMRKELESRLATADRKFTYDRDKDQLRVESKKVGKGITVSLSGIVAKWHTENEKAIDEVVYYVEEGLRAMEDTVQLTDHEKKIFPVIRSASFPAEAEEGVPFLIDDHTAETKIYYAYDMGKTYRLIDSRIMEKEGWQASRIREIALFNVRSLGTALKEDQVAGNTFYFLNKNDGYDASRILNKGFLSEMQKKITGTMVLAVPHQDVLIIADIQNNTGYDVLAQMAMSFFASGRVPITALSFLYENGELEPIFILGKNKRSE
- a CDS encoding thioredoxin family protein, encoding MINLESIEQYEQLISDGKTILMFSANWCPDCRVIEPVLPEIEEKFNEFTFVHIDRDQFIELCQQLDVFGIPSFIGFDKGKELGRFVSKDRKTQEEIEKFITDLK
- a CDS encoding DUF84 family protein; protein product: MKIVIGSTNPAKVAAVKQGFHFQPSQFISLDIPSGVSEQPFSDDETIKGAINRAKGALQKGQGDIGIGLEGGVQESDHGLLLCNWGALVSIDNEPIIAGGARFLLPEAIAGRLRAGEELGPVMEDYAKKKNVRKNEGAVGIFTNGLINRAEMFAHIMNLLIGQYYYRNAAEN